A genomic segment from Aliidongia dinghuensis encodes:
- a CDS encoding cytochrome c biogenesis protein DipZ, protein MALLVIAYLGGVLTILSPCILPVLPFVFARVGHGFARSTLPMLAGMALTFSAVATLAAVGGGWAVEANEYGRSVALGVLAAFGLALVSPRLAAVLTRPLVASGNGLLDRVGQPGGAPTDAAPTVGRSLLLGIATGLVWAPCAGPVLGLVLTGAALHGANARTSLLLLAYAAGAVTSLGLALLIGGRVLAVMKRAIGPGEWLRRGLGAAVLAGVAATAIGADTGLIARFSASGPAHLEQALIDRVAPDKPQPATDRGGRMILAAATARPTPHLDLPVEGELPPLDGAVAWLNSAPLSPGALRGKVVLVDFWTYSCINCIRTIPYVRAWAEKYKDQGLVVIGVHTPEFAFERKIDNIKQAIGDFRIDYPVAVDSDYKIWQAFENNYWPALYFIDAKGQIRYHQFGEGGSAKAEKVIQSLLAEAGAPVAGGLAAASEPVTPDAHGAEAAPDLRHIRSRETYLGFDKASNFASPQGARANAARDYTVSALGLNEWGLTGNWTVGAERATLNRPDGGIAFRFSARDLHLVLGPGATGKPVRFRVTIDGTAPGESHGADIDADGNGTVTETRLYQLVRQAGDVGERTFEIRFLDPGVDAFVFTFG, encoded by the coding sequence ATGGCCCTTCTCGTCATTGCCTATCTGGGCGGTGTGCTGACGATCCTCAGCCCGTGCATCCTGCCCGTCCTGCCTTTCGTCTTCGCGCGCGTGGGACACGGGTTCGCCCGCAGCACGTTGCCGATGCTTGCCGGGATGGCGCTCACCTTCTCGGCCGTCGCGACGCTGGCGGCCGTCGGCGGCGGCTGGGCGGTCGAGGCCAACGAATACGGCCGGTCCGTGGCGCTGGGCGTGCTCGCCGCCTTCGGCCTGGCCCTGGTCTCGCCGCGGCTGGCGGCCGTTCTGACAAGGCCGCTCGTCGCGTCCGGCAACGGGCTGCTCGATCGGGTCGGCCAACCGGGTGGCGCGCCCACGGATGCTGCGCCGACAGTCGGGCGCTCCCTGCTGCTCGGCATCGCGACCGGCCTCGTCTGGGCGCCCTGCGCCGGCCCCGTCCTCGGCCTGGTGCTGACCGGGGCGGCCCTCCATGGCGCCAACGCCCGGACGAGCCTGCTGCTGCTCGCCTATGCAGCGGGGGCGGTCACCTCGCTTGGCCTGGCGCTCCTGATCGGCGGGCGGGTCCTTGCGGTCATGAAGCGGGCGATTGGTCCTGGCGAATGGCTCCGCCGTGGCCTGGGAGCTGCCGTGCTTGCGGGCGTCGCTGCGACGGCGATCGGTGCCGACACCGGCCTCATCGCGCGCTTCTCCGCGTCCGGCCCGGCGCATCTCGAGCAAGCGCTCATCGACCGTGTCGCTCCGGACAAGCCGCAGCCGGCGACGGACCGGGGCGGCCGCATGATCCTGGCCGCGGCGACCGCGCGCCCGACGCCCCATCTCGACCTGCCGGTCGAAGGCGAGTTGCCGCCGCTCGACGGCGCGGTCGCCTGGCTGAACTCGGCGCCGCTCTCGCCCGGAGCGCTGCGCGGCAAGGTCGTACTGGTCGATTTCTGGACCTATTCCTGCATCAACTGCATCCGCACCATCCCCTACGTCCGCGCCTGGGCCGAGAAGTACAAGGACCAGGGCTTGGTGGTGATCGGCGTCCATACGCCGGAATTCGCCTTCGAGCGGAAGATCGACAATATCAAGCAGGCGATCGGCGATTTCCGGATCGACTACCCGGTCGCGGTCGACAGCGACTACAAGATCTGGCAGGCGTTCGAGAACAACTACTGGCCGGCGCTCTACTTCATCGATGCCAAGGGGCAGATCCGCTATCACCAGTTCGGTGAAGGCGGCTCCGCCAAGGCCGAAAAGGTCATCCAGTCGCTGCTGGCCGAGGCCGGCGCGCCGGTGGCTGGCGGGTTGGCGGCGGCGAGCGAGCCCGTGACGCCGGATGCGCATGGCGCCGAGGCGGCACCGGATCTCCGCCACATCCGGTCGCGTGAGACCTATCTGGGCTTCGACAAGGCGTCGAACTTCGCCTCGCCCCAGGGGGCCCGGGCGAATGCGGCGCGCGACTATACGGTGTCGGCGCTCGGCCTCAACGAATGGGGGCTCACCGGCAACTGGACCGTGGGAGCAGAACGGGCCACGCTCAATCGGCCGGATGGCGGCATCGCCTTCCGCTTCAGCGCCCGCGACCTGCATCTCGTGCTCGGACCCGGCGCCACCGGAAAGCCGGTCCGTTTCCGGGTGACGATCGACGGCACGGCGCCGGGCGAAAGCCATGGCGCCGACATCGACGCCGACGGCAACGGCACCGTCACGGAAACCCGCCTCTATCAGCTCGTGCGCCAAGCGGGCGACGTCGGCGAGCGGACCTTCGAGATCCGCTTCCTCGACCCCGGCGTCGACGCGTTCGTCTTCACTTTTGGATGA